From a single Lolium rigidum isolate FL_2022 chromosome 7, APGP_CSIRO_Lrig_0.1, whole genome shotgun sequence genomic region:
- the LOC124669568 gene encoding uncharacterized protein LOC124669568 isoform X1: MVGVIARLADLNPLNRVPSIRAHLEAEVMINLGVAEIPECHIMRRWTRDAYRDMPEHLMLYQKDSATTKSTSFRHSALYRTAIEIVQMADSNPESCEVAMSHFLDAIPILSETNKIKDGLGLEERVQAAGRANPSVIFESGSLRPDIVAPSKSLVDQLLQETSPATRRSVCQEQNSAPYAVAGFIGRIAALPTRTRSHVERPIARIAVWLGTRRTIA; this comes from the exons ATGGTGGGGGTCATCGCCAGACTTGCCGACCTCAACCCCCTCAACCGAGTCCCCTCCATCAGAGCGCACCTGGAAGCAGAG GTAATGATAAACCTAGGGGTAGCAGAAATACCCGAATGTCACATTATGAGGAGGTGGACCAGGGATGCGTACCGTGACATGCCCGAGCACCTCATGTTGTATCAAAAGGATAGCGCTACTACGAAATCCACGAGTTTCAGGCACTCGGCTCTATACAGGACTGCAATTGAAATTGTTCAGATGGCTGACAGCAACCCGGAGTCATGCGAAGTGGCAATGTCTCACTTTCTAGATGCCATTCCCATCTTGTCAGAAACAAACAAGATAAAAGATGGCCTTGGTCTAGAAGAGAGAGTTCAAGCAGCTGGGAGAGCGAATCCTTCAGTCATATTCGAGAGTGGCAGTCTTCGACCGGACATCGTTGCTCCTTCAAAAAGTTTGGTCGACCAACTTCTGCAAGAAACAAGCCCGGCTACGAGAAGGTCAGTGTGCCAAGAACAAAATTCTGCACCATATGCCGTAGCAGGGTTCATAGGGCGAATTGCTGCCCTTCCAACAAGAACAAGAAGCCACGTAGAGAGGCCCATTGCTCGAATTGCGGTCTGGCTGGGCACAAGAAGAACAATTGCTTGA
- the LOC124669568 gene encoding uncharacterized protein LOC124669568 isoform X4: protein MGMLCGHALRVMINLGVAEIPECHIMRRWTRDAYRDMPEHLMLYQKDSATTKSTSFRHSALYRTAIEIVQMADSNPESCEVAMSHFLDAIPILSETNKIKDGLGLEERVQAAGRANPSVIFESGSLRPDIVAPSKSLVDQLLQETSPATRRSVCQEQNSAPYAVAGFIGRIAALPTRTRSHVERPIARIAVWLGTRRTIA, encoded by the exons ATGGGAATGTTATGCGGACATGCATTACGG GTAATGATAAACCTAGGGGTAGCAGAAATACCCGAATGTCACATTATGAGGAGGTGGACCAGGGATGCGTACCGTGACATGCCCGAGCACCTCATGTTGTATCAAAAGGATAGCGCTACTACGAAATCCACGAGTTTCAGGCACTCGGCTCTATACAGGACTGCAATTGAAATTGTTCAGATGGCTGACAGCAACCCGGAGTCATGCGAAGTGGCAATGTCTCACTTTCTAGATGCCATTCCCATCTTGTCAGAAACAAACAAGATAAAAGATGGCCTTGGTCTAGAAGAGAGAGTTCAAGCAGCTGGGAGAGCGAATCCTTCAGTCATATTCGAGAGTGGCAGTCTTCGACCGGACATCGTTGCTCCTTCAAAAAGTTTGGTCGACCAACTTCTGCAAGAAACAAGCCCGGCTACGAGAAGGTCAGTGTGCCAAGAACAAAATTCTGCACCATATGCCGTAGCAGGGTTCATAGGGCGAATTGCTGCCCTTCCAACAAGAACAAGAAGCCACGTAGAGAGGCCCATTGCTCGAATTGCGGTCTGGCTGGGCACAAGAAGAACAATTGCTTGA
- the LOC124669568 gene encoding uncharacterized protein LOC124669568 isoform X3, with protein sequence MVGVIARLADLNPLNRVPSIRAHLEAEGGSVLNSGVPIEVHASKIHTPNMFGLFQSHLFQVGSYIVPQVIDGHSWECYADMHYG encoded by the exons ATGGTGGGGGTCATCGCCAGACTTGCCGACCTCAACCCCCTCAACCGAGTCCCCTCCATCAGAGCGCACCTGGAAGCAGAG GGAGGTTCGGTGCTCAACTCCGGAGTCCCCATTGAGGTGCATGCGAGCAAGATACACACGCCAAACATGTTTGGCTTGTTCCAGAGCCATCTATTCCAGGTGGGGTCATACATTGTGCCACAAGTTATAGATGGTCATTCATGGGAATGTTATGCGGACATGCATTACGG GTAA
- the LOC124669568 gene encoding uncharacterized protein LOC124669568 isoform X2, with the protein MDSPTCSSGPGIDLTPDWLPSFPIHSSDTSARTSPSILSSDWREQVSVPLHAELGEDGVCSNDPIRDAVESPPSAEWWGSSPDLPTSTPSTESPPSERTWKQR; encoded by the exons ATGGATTCACCGACCTGCTCATCCG GGCCAGGAATCGATCTTACGCCTGATTGGTTACCGAGCTTTCCGATTCATTCTTCCGACACAAGCGCCCGCACTTCTCCGTCCATCTTGAGTTCTGACTGGCGCGAGCAAGTGTCTGTTCCATTGCACGCCGAGCTCGGGGAGGACGGAGTCTGTAGCAACGACCCAATACGCGATGCAGTCGAGTCGCCCCCTTCAGCAGAATGGTGGGGGTCATCGCCAGACTTGCCGACCTCAACCCCCTCAACCGAGTCCCCTCCATCAGAGCGCACCTGGAAGCAGAG GTAA